One window from the genome of Rariglobus hedericola encodes:
- a CDS encoding protein arginine kinase, with amino-acid sequence MTITSLLATPSELTDSSSSKSAIVLMTRIRLARNLAGKSFPGWAREPQRAEILEACREALMATAPMKRGASAAVSELTDLEKQMLVERHLISRELSGSAAGSGVVINKDQTVSVMINEEDHLRIQVLRAGFQLKKAWSVINALDSELEDRLDYAFSPQLGYLTACPTNLGTGLRASAMMHLPALVIAGQMEKVVRAVNQLGMVVRGLFGEGSDASGSIFQISNQTTLGESEEAIIKRLGSVLESIIEHELNARAKLMETDSAKLFDKIGRAYGILQNCHQLTSTEAMNLLSLLRLGIDLMVFPEDSRAIIDRLFIEAQPGHIQRTAKHDLESNQRDILRAERLRTEFATFAKPNFTINGQN; translated from the coding sequence ATGACCATCACCTCTCTGTTGGCCACGCCTTCCGAGCTCACCGATTCTTCGAGCAGCAAATCTGCGATCGTGCTGATGACGCGTATCCGTCTGGCGCGGAATCTTGCAGGCAAATCCTTTCCCGGCTGGGCTCGCGAGCCGCAACGGGCCGAAATTTTGGAGGCCTGTCGCGAGGCTTTGATGGCGACCGCTCCGATGAAGCGGGGGGCTAGCGCTGCGGTTTCGGAGCTTACTGATCTTGAGAAACAGATGTTGGTTGAACGTCATCTGATCTCTCGCGAACTCAGCGGCTCGGCCGCGGGTTCAGGCGTGGTGATCAACAAGGACCAGACGGTCTCGGTTATGATCAACGAAGAGGACCACCTGCGCATTCAGGTGCTTCGCGCCGGATTCCAACTCAAGAAAGCTTGGAGCGTGATCAACGCCCTCGATTCCGAACTCGAAGACCGCCTCGATTATGCGTTTTCGCCGCAGCTGGGCTATCTCACCGCGTGCCCGACCAATTTGGGCACCGGCCTAAGGGCGTCTGCCATGATGCACCTGCCTGCGCTCGTGATTGCCGGCCAGATGGAGAAAGTCGTTCGTGCCGTGAACCAACTCGGCATGGTGGTGCGCGGACTCTTCGGCGAGGGCTCCGATGCGAGTGGCAGCATTTTCCAGATTTCCAATCAGACGACCCTGGGCGAATCCGAGGAGGCGATCATCAAGCGCCTTGGCAGCGTCTTGGAATCCATCATCGAGCATGAGCTCAACGCCCGAGCAAAGTTGATGGAGACAGATTCCGCCAAGTTGTTTGATAAAATCGGACGCGCTTACGGAATCTTGCAGAATTGCCATCAACTGACCTCGACCGAGGCGATGAACCTGCTGTCACTCCTGCGCCTGGGTATTGATCTGATGGTATTTCCGGAAGACTCCCGCGCCATTATCGACCGCCTGTTTATCGAGGCCCAACCGGGGCACATTCAGAGGACGGCGAAACACGACTTGGAATCTAATCAACGCGATATTCTTCGTGCCGAACGTCTGCGCACGGAGTTTGCTACGTTTGCAAAACCCAATTTCACGATCAACGGTCAGAACTAA
- a CDS encoding UvrB/UvrC motif-containing protein, which translates to MASPLKCDLCTNPATVHLTQIVNNKVHKVDLCESCAQAKGVTDPSGFSLADLLLKASLNPEIPASAVRCEQCGFTQGDFKKHGRFGCPQCYSTFSSIVEPMLDNMHKGTAHTGKVPEKALERKTLHDRLGELELNLEDAVKTERYEDAARYRDEITQLKQTVEQPKRAR; encoded by the coding sequence ATGGCCAGCCCGCTTAAGTGTGATCTTTGCACCAATCCCGCCACTGTGCACCTCACGCAAATCGTGAATAACAAGGTGCATAAGGTGGACCTGTGTGAATCGTGCGCCCAAGCCAAGGGCGTGACGGATCCGAGCGGGTTCTCGCTGGCGGATCTTTTACTCAAGGCTTCGCTCAATCCGGAAATTCCGGCCTCCGCAGTGCGTTGTGAGCAGTGCGGTTTCACTCAAGGGGATTTCAAGAAGCATGGGCGCTTTGGCTGCCCGCAGTGCTACTCCACTTTTTCCAGTATTGTTGAGCCCATGCTCGACAACATGCACAAGGGCACCGCTCACACGGGCAAAGTCCCTGAAAAAGCCCTTGAGCGTAAAACCCTTCACGACCGCCTCGGTGAACTCGAACTGAACCTTGAGGATGCGGTCAAAACTGAACGTTACGAGGACGCTGCCCGTTACCGCGATGAAATCACCCAGCTCAAACAAACCGTCGAGCAACCGAAGCGTGCGCGCTAA
- the ilvE gene encoding branched-chain-amino-acid transaminase translates to MKIYLDGKFVDESEAKISVFDHGLLYGDGVFEGIRVYQGNVFRLEEHLERLEYSAKALLLKMPWSRKEIADATMETCRQNELMDGYIRLVVTRGVGDLGLSPWLCPVPSIFIIAGKIALYPAEHYTTGLSIVTVPTRRISSAALPPAVKSLNYLNNILAKMEARQAGALEAIMLNDQGYVAECTGDNIFIVHKGEIITPAASQGALKGITRSTIMAIAEELKIPLKEADMTRYDVWNADECFLTGTAAEVIPVVKLDGREIGNAKPGPVTQRILEAFRRRVLVEGTRL, encoded by the coding sequence ATGAAAATTTATTTGGACGGAAAATTTGTGGATGAGTCCGAAGCCAAAATTTCCGTGTTTGATCACGGCCTGCTTTACGGTGACGGGGTGTTCGAGGGCATTCGTGTTTATCAGGGTAACGTTTTCCGTCTCGAGGAGCATCTGGAGCGTCTGGAATACTCGGCGAAAGCCCTGCTCCTGAAAATGCCTTGGTCTCGCAAGGAGATTGCTGATGCGACGATGGAAACCTGCCGTCAGAATGAGCTGATGGATGGCTACATCCGTTTGGTTGTCACCCGTGGCGTGGGCGATCTCGGGCTCTCTCCCTGGCTGTGCCCAGTTCCGTCAATTTTTATCATCGCCGGCAAGATCGCCCTGTATCCCGCCGAACACTACACGACTGGTTTGTCGATCGTCACGGTGCCTACCCGCCGCATCAGTTCGGCGGCACTGCCTCCAGCCGTCAAGTCGCTCAACTATCTTAATAACATTCTCGCCAAGATGGAGGCCCGCCAGGCCGGCGCCCTGGAGGCGATCATGTTGAACGACCAAGGCTACGTGGCCGAGTGCACCGGCGATAATATCTTTATTGTTCACAAGGGCGAAATCATCACGCCGGCCGCGTCGCAGGGGGCACTCAAGGGCATCACGCGCTCGACGATCATGGCGATCGCGGAAGAGTTAAAGATTCCCCTCAAGGAGGCCGATATGACCCGCTACGATGTGTGGAATGCGGACGAATGTTTTCTTACGGGCACGGCGGCCGAGGTTATCCCGGTGGTAAAGCTTGACGGACGTGAAATTGGCAACGCCAAGCCGGGTCCGGTTACGCAGCGGATATTGGAGGCTTTTCGCCGTCGTGTGCTGGTCGAAGGGACCCGCCTTTGA
- a CDS encoding ATP-dependent Clp protease ATP-binding subunit encodes MEPMNNFTPRAQQVLALARKEADRFHHNYVGTEHILLGLIKLGQGVAVSVLQKMGLDLETVRNAVEKQVGTGQETKTQGSIPYTPRVKKVLALAGKEAKALNHSYVGTEHILLGLLREGEGVAARVLKSLDIDIERTRNEILRELDPQFSGGEGGTPGGGEEASAGGSQRGSGDEGGGNKKEVKTPALKAFGRDLTELARKGELDPVVGRKNEIRRVIQILCRRTKNNPVLIGEAGVGKTAIAEGLAQEIAGGLVPEILLDKKIITLDLALMVAGTKYRGQFEERIKAVMDEVKRAKNVIIFIDEMHTIVGAGAAEGAMDASNIFKPALSRGELQCIGATTLNEYRKYIEKDSALDRRFQSVKVEPPSVEDTITILKGIRSKYEDHHKAIFTDKSLEIATKLSDRYITGRFLPDKAIDVMDEAGSRARISSLSRPTDIEDLSKEIEQVCAQKEEAIAKQHFEEAAKYRDTEKQLRAKQEQATEAWKKARDEQRITIDEDLMMQVVADWTGIPLSRMEKKESEKLLGLEKEIQRTVIGQDLAASAIARALRRSRADLKDPRRPIGSFLFVGPTGVGKTETAKQLAMQMFGNQEALIQIDMSEYMEKFAVSRMVGSPPGYVGYDEGGQLTEAVRRKPYAVILFDEIEKAHPDVLQILLQILEDGRLTDSLGRVVDFRNTIIIMTSNVGAQLLMRQTSMGFAAAASSFSDAEKMREKVLEEAKKVFKPEFLNRISDIVFFRPLEKTDLVKIVDLEVTKFAKRLVERKIELEFTDEAKLLLIDKGYDEKYGARPLRRAVEHFLEDPLAEAILRGDVKDGEVILVTRDGEKLAFTQKTPVEPSPDTNVAS; translated from the coding sequence ATGGAACCGATGAACAATTTCACCCCCCGCGCCCAGCAAGTGCTGGCGCTGGCTCGCAAGGAAGCCGATCGCTTCCATCACAACTACGTCGGCACCGAGCACATCCTTCTGGGATTGATCAAGCTCGGACAAGGCGTCGCCGTGAGCGTTCTCCAGAAGATGGGCCTCGATCTTGAGACCGTCCGCAACGCTGTCGAAAAACAGGTGGGCACCGGTCAGGAAACCAAGACGCAGGGCAGCATTCCTTACACGCCTCGCGTGAAAAAGGTCCTCGCCCTCGCAGGCAAGGAAGCCAAGGCGCTCAACCATTCTTACGTCGGCACCGAGCACATTCTGCTCGGTCTTCTCCGTGAGGGCGAGGGCGTCGCCGCCCGCGTGCTCAAGTCTCTCGACATCGACATCGAGCGCACCCGCAACGAAATCCTCCGCGAACTCGATCCGCAGTTCTCTGGCGGCGAAGGCGGCACTCCTGGTGGCGGTGAAGAAGCGTCTGCCGGCGGTTCGCAGCGCGGCTCCGGTGACGAGGGCGGCGGCAACAAAAAGGAAGTGAAGACCCCGGCCCTCAAGGCCTTTGGTCGCGACCTCACGGAACTCGCCCGCAAGGGTGAACTGGACCCCGTCGTCGGTCGTAAAAACGAGATCCGTCGCGTCATTCAGATTCTCTGCCGCCGCACCAAGAACAATCCCGTCCTCATCGGTGAAGCCGGTGTGGGTAAAACGGCGATCGCCGAAGGTCTCGCCCAAGAGATCGCCGGTGGCCTCGTGCCTGAAATCCTCTTGGATAAAAAGATCATCACGCTCGATCTTGCGCTCATGGTTGCCGGCACCAAATACCGCGGCCAGTTCGAAGAGCGCATCAAGGCCGTGATGGACGAGGTCAAACGCGCGAAGAACGTCATCATCTTCATTGATGAGATGCACACCATCGTTGGCGCCGGCGCCGCCGAAGGTGCCATGGATGCGTCCAATATCTTCAAGCCCGCACTCAGCCGCGGCGAACTCCAGTGCATCGGTGCGACCACTCTCAACGAATACCGCAAGTATATCGAAAAGGACTCCGCCCTCGATCGCCGCTTCCAGTCCGTGAAGGTCGAGCCGCCGTCCGTTGAGGACACGATCACCATCCTGAAGGGTATTCGCTCGAAGTATGAGGATCACCACAAGGCCATCTTCACTGACAAGTCGCTGGAGATCGCGACGAAGCTTTCTGATCGCTACATCACCGGACGTTTCCTGCCCGACAAGGCCATCGATGTGATGGACGAGGCCGGCTCGCGCGCCCGTATCTCTTCTCTCAGCCGCCCGACCGACATCGAGGACCTTTCCAAGGAAATCGAGCAGGTCTGCGCGCAAAAAGAAGAGGCCATCGCCAAGCAGCACTTTGAGGAAGCGGCCAAATATCGTGACACCGAGAAGCAGCTCCGCGCGAAGCAGGAGCAAGCCACCGAGGCTTGGAAGAAAGCCCGCGACGAGCAGCGCATCACCATCGACGAGGATCTGATGATGCAGGTCGTCGCCGACTGGACCGGCATTCCGCTCTCGCGCATGGAAAAGAAGGAGAGCGAAAAACTCCTGGGCCTCGAAAAGGAAATCCAGCGCACCGTCATCGGTCAGGATCTCGCGGCGAGCGCCATCGCCCGCGCTCTGCGTCGTTCCCGCGCCGACCTTAAAGATCCGCGCCGTCCGATCGGTTCGTTCCTGTTCGTTGGCCCCACGGGCGTCGGCAAGACCGAGACCGCCAAGCAGCTCGCGATGCAGATGTTTGGCAACCAAGAGGCGCTCATTCAGATCGATATGAGCGAATACATGGAGAAGTTCGCTGTCTCCCGCATGGTCGGCTCGCCTCCCGGCTACGTCGGCTATGACGAAGGTGGCCAGCTTACCGAAGCCGTGCGTCGCAAGCCCTACGCTGTGATCCTTTTCGATGAAATCGAAAAGGCCCACCCGGACGTGTTGCAGATCCTGCTGCAAATTCTCGAAGACGGACGCCTGACCGACTCGCTTGGTCGCGTGGTCGATTTCCGAAACACGATCATCATCATGACCTCGAACGTCGGTGCGCAGCTCTTGATGCGTCAGACCTCGATGGGCTTTGCAGCTGCGGCTTCGAGCTTCAGTGACGCCGAAAAGATGCGTGAGAAGGTCCTGGAAGAGGCCAAGAAGGTCTTCAAGCCCGAGTTCCTCAATCGCATCTCCGACATCGTGTTCTTCCGCCCGCTGGAGAAGACCGATCTCGTCAAAATCGTGGACCTCGAAGTCACCAAGTTCGCGAAGCGTCTCGTGGAACGCAAAATCGAGCTCGAGTTCACCGACGAGGCCAAGCTGCTCCTCATCGACAAGGGCTACGACGAAAAATACGGCGCGCGTCCGCTGCGCCGTGCCGTCGAGCACTTCCTCGAAGATCCGCTGGCCGAAGCCATCCTGCGCGGCGATGTGAAGGACGGCGAAGTCATCTTGGTGACCCGTGATGGCGAAAAACTAGCCTTCACGCAAAAGACGCCCGTCGAGCCTTCACCTGATACCAACGTCGCTTCCTGA
- a CDS encoding putative manganese-dependent inorganic diphosphatase, which produces MSASPTYIIGHKNPDADAICSAIAYAALKEAKGETGYAPARCGNSNARIDTILARFHQPLPIYLSDVTPRVRDVMVRNVVSICQSATCAEALELIDQYDVRILPVVTEDNRVIGTVSIFQLGSFFVPHMREPREMRKVFTSLTHISRALKAHTLHVDRPDLAEELFVRVGAMDVKSFGKVSAGEGVPMEKTIIIVGDRRDIQMRSIELGVRALVVTGNLPVEDSIVQAAKTNGVALIVSPLDSATTAWVIRSATTLDRLVDRKFASLSGDIRLGDLRKKLATSTVAAYMVVNDEGKLQGILTKTDVLKPVKTRLVLVDHNEMSQAVSGADQVTIVEIIDHHRLGSLNTQQPILFINEPVGSTCTIIADLFRREGIVPSPDIAGIMMSGIISDTLHLNSPTTTEKDGVILSWLAKIASVDSRELANEIFSSGSVILANSPDKVIRSDFKIYEEDGIRFAVSQIEELGFGNFWPHSRDLAKALQTLRDDEALLFACVLVTDINTQNSLLLVKGEAEFINRINYPSVQKDEIFDMPGVVSRKKQLIPYIGGILKEMQTYGVMPTPGASAAPFDKAASS; this is translated from the coding sequence ATGTCCGCATCACCCACCTACATCATCGGCCATAAGAATCCCGATGCAGACGCTATTTGTTCGGCGATTGCGTATGCCGCACTCAAAGAGGCCAAGGGTGAGACTGGCTATGCCCCCGCCCGCTGCGGCAATTCCAATGCCCGCATCGATACCATTCTCGCGCGATTCCACCAGCCGCTCCCGATTTATTTAAGCGACGTCACCCCGCGCGTGCGCGATGTCATGGTGCGCAATGTCGTCTCGATTTGCCAATCGGCTACCTGCGCCGAAGCCCTTGAGCTCATCGACCAATACGACGTTCGTATTCTGCCCGTAGTAACCGAGGATAATCGCGTCATCGGCACGGTCTCGATTTTCCAACTAGGCAGCTTTTTCGTTCCACACATGCGCGAGCCGCGTGAAATGCGAAAGGTATTCACCAGCCTCACCCACATCTCGCGCGCGCTTAAAGCTCACACGCTCCATGTGGACCGCCCCGATCTCGCCGAAGAGCTCTTCGTGCGCGTGGGCGCCATGGATGTGAAATCCTTCGGCAAGGTGTCCGCCGGCGAAGGGGTGCCGATGGAAAAAACCATCATCATCGTGGGCGACCGTCGCGACATCCAGATGCGCTCGATCGAACTCGGCGTGCGTGCACTCGTCGTGACCGGTAATCTTCCCGTGGAAGACTCGATCGTTCAGGCCGCCAAAACCAATGGCGTCGCGCTCATCGTCAGCCCGCTCGATTCGGCCACCACCGCCTGGGTTATCCGTAGCGCCACTACATTGGATCGACTCGTTGATCGTAAATTCGCATCACTCAGCGGTGACATCCGCCTCGGCGATTTGCGCAAGAAACTGGCCACCTCCACCGTGGCGGCCTACATGGTCGTAAACGACGAAGGCAAGCTGCAGGGCATCCTTACCAAGACCGACGTTCTCAAGCCGGTTAAAACCCGCCTCGTCCTCGTCGATCACAACGAGATGAGCCAGGCCGTGAGCGGCGCGGATCAAGTCACCATTGTGGAGATCATCGATCACCATCGCCTTGGATCGCTCAACACCCAGCAACCCATTCTGTTCATCAACGAACCCGTGGGCTCCACCTGCACCATCATCGCCGACTTGTTTCGACGCGAAGGCATCGTGCCCTCGCCGGATATCGCCGGCATTATGATGAGCGGCATCATCTCGGATACGCTGCATCTCAACAGTCCCACCACCACCGAAAAAGACGGCGTCATTCTCAGCTGGCTGGCGAAAATCGCCTCGGTGGATTCGCGTGAACTCGCCAACGAGATTTTCAGTTCAGGCTCCGTCATTCTGGCCAATTCGCCGGACAAAGTCATCCGCTCCGATTTCAAAATCTACGAAGAGGACGGCATTCGCTTTGCCGTTTCCCAAATCGAAGAGCTCGGCTTCGGCAATTTCTGGCCACATTCCCGCGATCTCGCGAAGGCACTGCAAACGTTGCGTGACGACGAAGCCCTGCTGTTTGCCTGCGTGCTCGTCACCGATATCAACACGCAAAACTCCCTGCTCCTCGTCAAAGGCGAAGCCGAGTTCATTAATCGCATCAACTATCCGTCCGTGCAGAAGGACGAGATCTTCGACATGCCCGGCGTGGTAAGCCGCAAGAAACAGCTCATCCCTTACATCGGTGGCATCCTCAAGGAAATGCAGACTTACGGCGTCATGCCCACGCCTGGCGCCTCGGCCGCCCCGTTCGATAAAGCAGCTTCTTCTTAA
- a CDS encoding type II secretion system protein has translation MTKNIRRQNAGFTLIELLTVIAIIGILASIIIPTVGKVQQTARRTADSSNLRQIGQSSLIYSQLNKDQLPANLLTGPGTTFGQNLSTGGVQATVETVAGALAVSGGLEAGALWISKADDTTTQEAQNVAVANILLPTKQDLTNEFKAANLAFGYVVGLNSNYPATTPIAYTRGIANMATGKWSENAGTYKADGGHIVFIGGNVAFYKNLGGTEATGELIESDGTTTFDIKKTVKANKTGVRFLEQDNTGADVAPAVAGGA, from the coding sequence ATGACTAAAAACATCCGTCGTCAAAACGCAGGTTTTACCCTGATCGAACTCCTCACGGTTATCGCGATCATCGGTATTCTTGCCTCCATCATTATCCCCACGGTCGGCAAGGTCCAACAGACGGCCCGCCGCACCGCCGATTCCTCCAATCTCCGCCAAATCGGCCAATCCTCGCTGATCTATTCGCAGCTCAACAAAGATCAACTGCCCGCCAATTTGCTTACCGGTCCCGGCACAACCTTCGGTCAGAATTTGTCCACTGGAGGCGTTCAAGCTACCGTCGAAACCGTAGCAGGCGCTCTCGCAGTCTCTGGTGGCTTGGAAGCCGGTGCTCTCTGGATCTCCAAGGCTGACGATACCACTACCCAAGAGGCCCAGAACGTCGCTGTTGCCAACATCCTTCTTCCAACCAAGCAGGATCTGACCAACGAATTTAAAGCCGCCAACTTGGCTTTTGGTTATGTCGTCGGCCTGAACAGCAACTATCCTGCAACCACTCCTATTGCCTATACACGCGGTATTGCTAACATGGCCACGGGCAAATGGAGCGAAAATGCCGGAACATATAAAGCCGACGGTGGCCACATTGTATTCATTGGTGGCAACGTCGCTTTTTATAAGAACCTCGGCGGCACGGAAGCCACGGGTGAGCTTATCGAATCCGATGGCACCACCACCTTTGACATCAAAAAGACGGTTAAAGCGAACAAGACTGGTGTTCGCTTTCTTGAACAGGACAACACCGGCGCAGATGTTGCGCCAGCTGTTGCAGGCGGTGCTTAA